From one Comamonas piscis genomic stretch:
- a CDS encoding ABC transporter permease, translated as MQAWGTYVGLFLVLAAMVALFSFLSEYFWSTETFVTIANEIPALAVMAVGMTFVLILAGIDLSVGSVLALSAAVAAQAILVWGLNPWAAGALGLICGLLCGAVLGSISVAWRLPTFIVSLGMLEALRGAAYLVTDSRTQYVGDAISGLAAPIAYGVSSAFVIAIVVVVLGQIVLTRTVFGRYVVGIGTNEEAMRLAGIDPRPIRILVFALTGLLAGLAGLMQSARLEAADPNAGSGMELQVIAAVVIGGTSLMGGRGSVIATFFGVLIIAVLEAGLAQIGASEPAKRIITGAVIVVAVIIDTVRQRRAAHRA; from the coding sequence ATGCAGGCCTGGGGCACCTATGTGGGCCTGTTCCTGGTGCTGGCCGCCATGGTGGCGCTGTTCAGCTTTCTGAGCGAGTATTTCTGGAGCACCGAGACCTTTGTCACCATTGCCAACGAGATCCCCGCGCTGGCGGTGATGGCCGTGGGCATGACCTTTGTGCTGATCCTGGCGGGCATTGACCTGTCGGTGGGCTCGGTGCTGGCGCTGTCGGCGGCCGTGGCGGCCCAGGCGATTCTGGTCTGGGGCCTCAACCCCTGGGCTGCGGGTGCGCTGGGCCTGATCTGCGGTTTGCTCTGCGGCGCGGTGTTGGGCTCCATCTCGGTGGCCTGGCGCCTGCCCACCTTCATCGTGTCGCTGGGCATGCTCGAAGCGCTGCGCGGTGCGGCCTACCTGGTCACCGACTCGCGCACCCAGTATGTGGGCGATGCGATCTCGGGCCTGGCAGCACCCATTGCCTATGGCGTCTCGTCGGCCTTTGTCATTGCCATCGTGGTGGTGGTGCTGGGCCAGATTGTGCTGACGCGTACCGTGTTTGGCCGCTACGTGGTCGGCATTGGCACCAATGAAGAAGCGATGCGCCTAGCCGGTATCGACCCGCGCCCCATCCGCATCCTGGTATTTGCACTGACCGGCCTGCTCGCCGGTCTGGCGGGCCTGATGCAATCGGCCCGCCTGGAAGCTGCCGACCCCAATGCCGGCAGCGGCATGGAGCTGCAGGTGATCGCCGCCGTGGTGATTGGCGGCACCAGCCTGATGGGCGGACGCGGCTCGGTGATTGCCACTTTCTTTGGCGTATTGATCATCGCCGTGCTGGAAGCGGGCCTGGCCCAGATCGGCGCCAGCGAGCCTGCCAAGCGCATCATCACCGGCGCCGTGATTGTGGTGGCCGTGATCATCGACACGGTGCGCCAGCGCCGTGCCGCCCACCGGGCCTGA
- a CDS encoding sugar ABC transporter ATP-binding protein produces the protein MATTEAQGASTPRVRLQQMGKAYSGTLVLEGVSLDLHAGEVMALTGENGAGKSTLSKMLCGLVDPSQGQMQLDGKPFAPTSRRDAERQGVRMVMQELGLVPTLTVAENLLMGRLPHKLGWLDHAAMRALARTQLAKIGMEHIDPDTPVSQLGIGQQQMVEIARNLQDGTRVLVLDEPTAMLTLKETEHLFTQIALLKARGVALVYVSHRLEELQRIADKVAVLRDGRLVDVRPMQGVQEHELVERMVGHAVQDNEGRPRRTRGALRLQAHKLQRGTQVRGVSLSLYAGEIMGLAGLVGSGRTELVRLLFGADRAEQGEISLHAAGSSAATHTVAPNWGSPVHAIRAGIGLVTEDRKSQGLLLSQSIRANTTLAGMHKIARGGWLQRAQESEIARHFVERLRIRSRSAEQAVSTLSGGNQQKVVFARWLHQPCDVLLLDEPTRGVDVGARADIYHEIDRMCDDGKAVLMVSSDLRELMAMCDRIGVMHDGELVAVFERGQWSDQQLLAAAFGNLDEAPSAHTAAQAATPQ, from the coding sequence ATGGCTACGACTGAGGCGCAAGGCGCCAGCACACCCCGCGTGCGTCTGCAGCAGATGGGCAAGGCCTACTCCGGCACCTTGGTGCTGGAGGGCGTGAGCCTGGATCTGCATGCCGGCGAGGTGATGGCGCTGACCGGAGAAAACGGCGCGGGCAAGAGCACCTTGTCCAAGATGCTCTGCGGCTTGGTGGACCCATCGCAGGGGCAGATGCAGCTCGATGGCAAGCCCTTTGCCCCCACATCGCGCCGCGATGCCGAACGCCAAGGCGTGCGCATGGTCATGCAGGAGCTGGGCCTGGTGCCCACCCTGACGGTGGCCGAGAACCTGCTGATGGGGCGCCTGCCCCACAAGCTGGGCTGGCTGGACCATGCAGCGATGCGTGCGCTGGCCCGCACCCAGCTGGCCAAGATCGGCATGGAGCATATCGACCCGGACACCCCCGTCTCGCAGCTGGGCATTGGCCAGCAGCAGATGGTGGAGATCGCCCGCAATCTGCAGGACGGCACGCGGGTGCTGGTGCTCGATGAGCCCACCGCCATGCTGACGCTCAAGGAGACCGAGCACCTGTTCACGCAGATTGCGCTGCTCAAGGCGCGGGGCGTGGCCCTGGTCTATGTGTCGCACCGGCTCGAAGAGCTGCAGCGCATTGCCGACAAGGTGGCCGTGCTGCGCGATGGCCGCCTGGTCGATGTACGGCCCATGCAAGGCGTGCAAGAGCATGAGCTGGTCGAGCGCATGGTGGGCCATGCCGTGCAAGACAACGAAGGCCGGCCGCGCCGCACACGTGGCGCGCTGCGACTGCAGGCCCATAAGCTGCAGCGCGGCACGCAGGTGCGCGGAGTCAGCCTGTCACTCTATGCGGGCGAGATCATGGGCCTCGCTGGGCTGGTCGGCTCCGGCCGTACCGAGCTGGTGCGCCTGCTGTTTGGTGCAGACCGCGCCGAGCAGGGCGAGATCAGCCTGCATGCCGCTGGCAGCAGCGCCGCCACACATACCGTGGCGCCCAATTGGGGCAGCCCGGTGCATGCCATCCGCGCTGGCATTGGCCTGGTGACCGAAGACCGCAAGTCGCAAGGCTTGCTGCTGTCGCAATCCATCCGCGCCAACACCACCTTGGCGGGCATGCACAAGATTGCGCGCGGCGGCTGGCTACAACGCGCGCAAGAGAGCGAGATTGCCCGCCATTTTGTCGAGCGCCTGCGCATCCGCTCGCGCAGCGCCGAGCAAGCGGTATCGACCCTGAGCGGTGGCAACCAGCAAAAAGTGGTGTTTGCCCGCTGGCTGCACCAGCCCTGCGATGTGCTGCTGCTCGATGAGCCCACACGCGGCGTGGATGTGGGCGCCCGCGCCGACATCTACCACGAGATCGACCGCATGTGCGATGACGGCAAGGCCGTGTTGATGGTCTCCAGCGACCTGCGCGAGCTGATGGCCATGTGCGACCGCATCGGCGTGATGCACGATGGCGAGCTGGTCGCCGTGTTTGAGCGCGGCCAGTGGAGCGACCAGCAGTTGCTGGCTGCCGCTTTTGGCAATCTGGATGAGGCCCCATCTGCCCACACCGCAGCGCAGGCTGCCACCCCCCAATAA
- a CDS encoding sugar ABC transporter substrate-binding protein, protein MRFTRRTLTAALALATVAGFSHQAVAADKPKVALVMKSLANEFFRTMEDGAKAHQKANSAQYTLVANGIKDETDTAAQIKMVEQMVAQRVQAIVIAPADSKALVSVLKNAADKGVLIINIDNKLDADALKSKDLNVPFVGPDNRSGAKLVGEFLGKQLQAGDKVGIVEGVSTTFNAQQRTLGFQDAMKAAGTNVVSLQSGQWEIDKGNTVAAGMLREHPDLKAIMAGNDSMALGVVAAVKAAGRTGKVQVVGYDNIAAIKPMLKDGRVLATADQYAAKQAVFGIEMALKALADKKKQSELPAEVKTDVALVTKDSK, encoded by the coding sequence ATGCGCTTTACCCGCCGTACCCTGACTGCTGCGTTGGCTTTGGCCACCGTGGCTGGTTTTTCCCACCAAGCCGTTGCGGCTGACAAGCCCAAGGTGGCCCTGGTGATGAAATCGCTGGCCAATGAGTTCTTCCGCACCATGGAAGACGGCGCCAAGGCGCACCAGAAAGCCAATTCCGCCCAGTACACCCTGGTGGCGAATGGCATCAAGGACGAGACGGACACGGCAGCGCAGATCAAGATGGTTGAGCAGATGGTGGCCCAGCGCGTGCAGGCCATCGTGATCGCCCCGGCCGATTCCAAGGCGCTGGTGTCGGTGCTCAAAAATGCAGCAGACAAGGGCGTGCTGATCATCAACATCGACAACAAGCTCGATGCCGATGCGCTCAAGAGCAAGGACCTGAACGTGCCCTTCGTCGGCCCGGACAACCGCTCTGGCGCCAAGCTGGTGGGTGAGTTCCTCGGCAAGCAACTGCAGGCAGGCGACAAGGTCGGCATTGTGGAAGGCGTCTCGACCACCTTCAACGCGCAGCAGCGCACCCTGGGCTTCCAGGATGCGATGAAGGCCGCTGGCACCAATGTGGTCAGCCTGCAATCGGGCCAGTGGGAAATCGACAAGGGCAACACCGTGGCCGCAGGCATGCTGCGCGAGCACCCCGATCTGAAGGCCATCATGGCCGGCAACGACAGCATGGCGCTGGGCGTGGTCGCTGCGGTGAAGGCCGCTGGCCGCACCGGCAAGGTGCAGGTGGTGGGCTATGACAATATCGCCGCCATCAAGCCCATGCTGAAGGACGGCCGTGTGCTGGCCACCGCCGACCAGTACGCCGCCAAGCAGGCCGTGTTCGGCATCGAGATGGCGCTCAAGGCCCTGGCCGACAAGAAAAAGCAGAGCGAGCTGCCTGCTGAAGTCAAGACCGATGTGGCCTTGGTGACCAAGGACAGCAAGTAA
- a CDS encoding YbfB/YjiJ family MFS transporter has translation MPPSVSSSVSPSAAASSLPWGQRPWLVAVAGMLALASAMGVGRFAFTPLMPMMLHDGSIDLAQGSWLAMSNYLGYFVGSLVCMVLPWVAKGLMQRLHPSRMVHWWLFITAVLTAAMALDWPGAWASLRFVSGVASAVVFLNITLWCMSQLAHLGRPQMGGLLFCGPGIGIALTGLATSAMVAVGWHAVSAWLAFALLAVVLWLMVMTVVRGPLAPPPAHTQTGVAVAVAPEGPVDRLLLTLAYSLAGLGYIVTATYLPVIARGALPADSIWPDLFWPMFGGGVALGAYLSTHLPARWDRRRLLIAGYGIQAVSIAISALWPTPLGFALSSFLLGLPFTALTFFALQEARRIWPSALSSFPGLLTAAYGLGQIVGPPMVAWMLAHSASTQQGFAYGLAAAGGALVLGMGVLGCMVWRHPHRG, from the coding sequence ATGCCACCCTCGGTCAGTTCTTCGGTTTCTCCCTCCGCCGCCGCATCCTCATTGCCCTGGGGCCAGCGCCCCTGGTTGGTGGCCGTGGCCGGCATGTTGGCGCTGGCATCGGCCATGGGTGTGGGCCGCTTTGCCTTTACCCCCTTGATGCCGATGATGCTGCACGACGGCAGCATCGACCTGGCCCAGGGCAGCTGGCTGGCGATGAGCAACTACCTGGGCTACTTTGTGGGCTCCCTGGTGTGCATGGTCTTGCCCTGGGTGGCCAAGGGTTTGATGCAGCGGCTGCACCCCTCGCGCATGGTGCACTGGTGGCTGTTTATCACCGCCGTGCTGACGGCGGCGATGGCACTCGACTGGCCCGGCGCTTGGGCCAGCCTGCGCTTTGTCTCGGGCGTGGCCAGCGCGGTGGTCTTCCTCAATATCACCTTATGGTGCATGTCGCAGCTGGCGCATTTGGGGCGGCCGCAGATGGGCGGCCTGCTGTTTTGCGGACCGGGCATTGGCATTGCGTTGACGGGCCTCGCCACCAGCGCCATGGTGGCCGTGGGCTGGCATGCCGTCAGCGCCTGGCTGGCCTTTGCGCTGCTGGCGGTGGTGCTGTGGCTGATGGTGATGACGGTGGTGCGCGGCCCGCTGGCGCCGCCGCCTGCCCACACCCAGACGGGCGTCGCTGTGGCGGTTGCGCCCGAGGGCCCAGTCGACCGGCTGCTGCTGACCCTGGCCTACAGCCTGGCGGGCCTGGGCTATATCGTCACCGCCACCTATTTGCCGGTGATTGCGCGTGGCGCGCTGCCGGCCGATTCGATCTGGCCGGACCTGTTCTGGCCCATGTTTGGTGGCGGTGTCGCGCTGGGCGCTTACCTCTCTACCCATCTGCCAGCCCGCTGGGACCGGCGCCGGTTGCTGATTGCCGGCTACGGCATCCAGGCGGTGTCGATTGCCATCAGCGCGCTGTGGCCCACCCCCCTGGGCTTTGCGCTGAGCAGCTTTTTGCTGGGCCTGCCGTTTACCGCACTCACCTTTTTTGCGCTGCAAGAGGCGCGCCGCATCTGGCCCAGCGCGCTCAGCAGCTTTCCCGGCCTGCTGACCGCTGCCTATGGTTTGGGCCAGATTGTGGGCCCCCCCATGGTGGCCTGGATGCTGGCCCACAGCGCCAGTACCCAGCAGGGCTTTGCCTACGGCCTGGCGGCAGCGGGCGGGGCGCTGGTGCTGGGTATGGGGGTGCTGGGCTGCATGGTCTGGCGCCATCCGCACCGGGGCTGA
- a CDS encoding LysR family transcriptional regulator, whose protein sequence is MLDLATLAIFQQVIASGSITRAAQQLGRAQSNITTRIQQLEESLGVALFVREARRMVLTPEGQRLQHYANQLLTLAEEATQSLRGQQPSGRLRLGSMESTAAARLPIPLAAFHRQHPQVQLELSTAASLQLMEQVLDHQLDAALVAWPPPDVDAPLPLDLVPLYEESLLLLRPAQVQDGEQPRTLAGFSDGCTYRRIGEQWMNEAHGPAPTRVLQLSSYHAIIAAVAAGSAVAVVPQTVLDLQRHPLPVRSQPLGSCTTMFVTRQGYATPAVQQLLAVLQAAAPTPLSAAMETV, encoded by the coding sequence GTGTTGGATCTCGCCACTCTCGCCATCTTTCAGCAGGTCATTGCCAGCGGCAGCATCACCCGTGCGGCGCAGCAGCTGGGCCGTGCCCAGTCCAATATCACCACCCGTATCCAGCAGCTGGAGGAGTCGCTGGGCGTAGCGCTTTTTGTACGCGAAGCCCGGCGCATGGTGCTGACACCCGAGGGACAGCGGCTGCAGCACTATGCCAACCAGCTGCTGACCCTGGCCGAAGAGGCCACGCAAAGCCTGCGCGGCCAGCAACCCAGCGGGCGGCTGCGCCTGGGCTCCATGGAGAGTACCGCTGCCGCACGCCTGCCGATACCGCTGGCCGCCTTCCACCGCCAGCATCCCCAGGTGCAGCTGGAGCTGTCCACGGCCGCATCGCTGCAACTGATGGAGCAGGTGCTGGACCACCAGCTCGATGCCGCACTGGTGGCCTGGCCACCACCCGATGTGGATGCCCCCTTGCCACTGGACCTGGTGCCGCTGTACGAAGAATCGCTGCTGCTGCTGCGCCCCGCCCAAGTGCAGGATGGCGAGCAGCCCCGCACCCTGGCTGGCTTCAGCGATGGCTGCACCTACCGTCGCATTGGCGAGCAGTGGATGAACGAGGCCCATGGCCCGGCCCCCACTCGGGTGCTGCAGCTGTCGTCGTACCACGCAATCATTGCGGCGGTGGCGGCAGGCAGCGCCGTGGCGGTCGTCCCCCAAACGGTGCTGGATCTGCAACGCCATCCGCTGCCGGTGCGCAGCCAGCCGCTGGGCAGCTGCACCACCATGTTTGTCACCCGCCAGGGCTATGCGACGCCGGCGGTGCAGCAATTGCTGGCCGTCTTGCAGGCAGCCGCACCCACCCCTTTGTCAGCCGCTATGGAGACCGTATGA
- a CDS encoding NAD(P)H-dependent flavin oxidoreductase has product MTRNLTQELDLQLPVVQGPMTGSDSPALAAAVSDAGGLGSLGCGMRSPQAMAEAAAAVRAQTDRPFAMNLFVQATPAPDAATVQQALQRLAPLYARFGAEPAVPAQWCEDFAQQLDALVACRPAVASFTFGILSAAQVQRLQAAGSQVWGTATTVAEALAWQAVGADAVIASGSEAGGHRGTFLADYAASMVSTLPLLRDCVLQLQVPVIAAGGIMDGAGIAAAQALGAQAVQMGTAFLVCPESAINAAYRAALATAQATDTVTTRTISGRPARGIRNAMVDALEADEAAIPPYPVQNALTGALRKLAGAAGDAQYLSLWAGQGVALARALPAAQLLQKLKEEWLAAGAQ; this is encoded by the coding sequence ATGACCCGCAATCTGACGCAAGAACTGGACCTGCAGCTGCCCGTGGTGCAAGGCCCGATGACCGGCTCGGACAGCCCGGCGCTGGCTGCTGCGGTCAGCGACGCCGGCGGCCTGGGCTCACTGGGCTGCGGCATGCGCTCGCCCCAGGCGATGGCCGAGGCCGCCGCAGCCGTGCGCGCACAGACCGACCGACCCTTTGCGATGAACCTGTTTGTGCAGGCCACACCCGCACCCGATGCCGCCACCGTGCAGCAGGCCCTGCAACGCCTGGCGCCGCTGTATGCGCGCTTTGGCGCCGAGCCGGCGGTGCCCGCGCAGTGGTGCGAAGACTTTGCGCAGCAGCTCGATGCACTGGTCGCCTGCCGCCCGGCCGTAGCCAGCTTTACCTTTGGCATTCTCAGCGCCGCGCAGGTGCAGCGCCTGCAGGCGGCGGGCAGCCAGGTCTGGGGCACGGCCACCACGGTGGCTGAAGCTCTGGCCTGGCAGGCTGTGGGTGCCGATGCCGTCATCGCCAGCGGCAGCGAGGCCGGCGGCCACCGGGGCACTTTTTTGGCGGACTATGCGGCGTCCATGGTCTCCACCCTGCCGCTGCTGCGTGACTGCGTGCTGCAGCTGCAAGTGCCGGTGATAGCGGCAGGCGGCATCATGGATGGCGCCGGCATTGCCGCCGCGCAGGCGCTGGGGGCGCAGGCGGTGCAAATGGGCACGGCCTTTCTGGTCTGCCCCGAATCGGCCATCAACGCGGCCTACCGTGCTGCGCTGGCGACCGCCCAAGCTACCGACACGGTCACCACCCGCACCATCTCGGGCCGGCCCGCACGCGGCATCCGCAATGCGATGGTCGATGCGCTGGAAGCCGATGAAGCCGCCATCCCGCCCTACCCGGTGCAAAACGCGCTGACCGGCGCACTGCGCAAGCTCGCCGGTGCGGCGGGCGATGCGCAGTACCTGTCGCTCTGGGCCGGCCAAGGCGTGGCGCTGGCCAGAGCCCTGCCCGCTGCGCAACTATTGCAAAAGCTCAAAGAGGAGTGGCTGGCAGCGGGCGCACAATAG
- the pdxY gene encoding pyridoxal kinase PdxY, which produces MNTATPSATAQASRPVILSIQSHVAWGYVGNSAAVFALQRLGFEVLQVHTVMFSNHTGYGQFRGQILSAEHIREILAGLRERGALQKVGAVLSGYLGNADTGAAILDAVNDIRQANPQLRYLCDPVMGDVGRGLFVNPAIPDFLRDQAIPFANIITPNQFEFELLSGTKLASTEEAVAVARQMRGRGPDTIVITSLATPDIAADQLGTLAVNGQGAWLVTTPRIDLHPLPNGMGDVFAATLLGRLMDGRPLPEALELATATLYSLVKGTVAGSRDLPLVAAQAQLIEPAARFAAQPLA; this is translated from the coding sequence GTGAACACTGCTACCCCCTCTGCCACTGCGCAAGCCTCCCGCCCCGTCATCCTGTCCATCCAGTCCCATGTGGCCTGGGGCTACGTGGGCAACTCGGCCGCAGTGTTTGCGCTGCAGCGCCTGGGCTTTGAGGTGCTGCAGGTACACACGGTAATGTTCAGCAACCACACGGGCTACGGGCAGTTCCGCGGCCAGATCCTGAGCGCCGAACATATCCGCGAGATCCTGGCTGGCCTGCGCGAGCGCGGCGCACTGCAAAAAGTGGGCGCCGTGCTCTCGGGCTACCTGGGCAATGCCGATACCGGCGCAGCCATTCTCGATGCCGTCAATGACATCCGCCAGGCCAACCCGCAGCTGCGCTACCTCTGCGATCCGGTGATGGGCGATGTGGGCCGGGGGCTCTTCGTGAACCCTGCCATCCCCGATTTTCTGCGCGACCAGGCGATCCCATTTGCCAACATCATCACGCCCAACCAGTTCGAGTTTGAGCTGCTGAGCGGCACCAAGCTGGCCAGCACCGAAGAGGCTGTGGCCGTCGCGCGCCAGATGCGTGGCCGGGGGCCGGACACCATCGTTATCACCAGCCTGGCTACGCCCGACATCGCGGCCGACCAATTGGGCACCCTGGCCGTTAACGGCCAAGGCGCCTGGCTGGTGACCACGCCGCGCATTGACCTGCACCCGCTCCCCAATGGCATGGGCGATGTGTTTGCCGCTACCCTGCTGGGCCGTTTGATGGATGGCCGCCCCCTGCCTGAGGCGCTGGAGCTGGCGACCGCCACCTTGTACTCACTGGTCAAAGGCACGGTGGCGGGCTCCCGCGATCTCCCCCTGGTGGCCGCGCAGGCCCAGCTGATCGAGCCAGCCGCGCGCTTTGCGGCGCAGCCGCTGGCCTGA
- a CDS encoding GNAT family N-acetyltransferase, translated as MSHPSSLPRLQLRAFVPGDFEAYAHYHRQPAVYRYLYTEAPQDTAVLQAQFTRDALPQRLAQDGDTRRFAVVRSSDGCLLGETLLKLASAAARQAEVGYIFDPAHAGHGYATEAVAQTLAQGFGALGFHRIFARLDAANLGSVGVVERLGMRREAHLIENDQFNGQWGDEYIYGLLAREWRDRQG; from the coding sequence ATGTCGCATCCAAGTTCCCTCCCACGTCTACAGCTGCGCGCCTTTGTGCCTGGCGATTTCGAGGCCTACGCCCACTATCACCGCCAGCCTGCCGTCTACCGCTACTTGTATACCGAGGCACCGCAGGACACTGCCGTACTGCAGGCACAGTTCACACGCGATGCACTGCCCCAGCGCCTGGCGCAGGATGGCGACACCCGGCGCTTTGCCGTGGTGCGCAGCAGCGATGGCTGCCTGTTGGGGGAGACCTTGCTCAAACTGGCTAGCGCCGCCGCGCGCCAGGCCGAGGTAGGCTATATCTTTGATCCAGCCCATGCCGGTCATGGCTATGCCACCGAAGCCGTGGCGCAGACCTTGGCGCAGGGGTTTGGCGCGTTGGGCTTTCACCGCATCTTTGCGCGGCTGGATGCCGCCAACCTCGGCTCGGTCGGCGTGGTCGAGCGCCTGGGCATGCGGCGAGAAGCCCATCTGATCGAGAATGACCAGTTCAACGGCCAGTGGGGCGATGAGTACATCTATGGGCTACTGGCCCGCGAGTGGCGCGACCGCCAGGGCTGA
- a CDS encoding O-antigen ligase family protein, producing MSLAAAAPVAPSPAMRASQLAAFLVPGVALSLPSGYSFGAAVLALASLIFVRQWWGRSWDRRALAWGLMLAVMAVLWTMSFDDWHLRSRSDQFVKYALAISGLGFLQVFAPRVRPLGWGMLAGALGAGLVAVYQTGWTDAHRANGFTNAIQFSGIALVLALACCFGVLLLWRSLVIWQRALGLVCSLFGLLAVILSDTRGSWIVLPFVLLIGAVLLWRCGLRKPVGLGLLAALLGIGGLVSLKGGEMAQRYHTAVHEVQSYEVQDRDAAETSVGQRLAHWNLAWHMGLDRPLTGWGLKGYIAEKARRVEAGEASASVLPYDHAHNELLDMFAKRGLVGVALLLAFYAVPLLIFWPTQKRMAQCAGAPMDRQILYLRMLGILVPLCYIGFGLTQAFFAHNSGHLFYVYLLVLLLGALIGRERALLALHPTR from the coding sequence ATGAGCCTGGCTGCGGCGGCGCCCGTTGCGCCTTCGCCCGCAATGCGGGCCAGCCAGCTGGCGGCCTTTCTGGTGCCTGGGGTGGCCCTCAGCTTACCGTCGGGCTATTCCTTCGGCGCTGCCGTGCTGGCGCTGGCCAGCCTGATTTTTGTGCGCCAGTGGTGGGGCCGCAGCTGGGACCGCCGGGCGCTGGCCTGGGGGCTGATGCTCGCCGTCATGGCCGTCCTGTGGACCATGAGCTTTGATGACTGGCACCTGCGCTCGCGCAGCGACCAGTTCGTCAAATACGCGCTGGCCATCTCCGGCCTGGGTTTTTTACAGGTGTTTGCGCCCCGGGTCCGGCCGCTGGGTTGGGGCATGCTGGCAGGTGCCTTGGGTGCCGGCCTGGTCGCCGTCTACCAGACCGGCTGGACCGATGCCCACCGCGCCAATGGTTTTACCAATGCGATCCAGTTCAGCGGTATTGCGCTGGTGCTGGCGCTGGCCTGCTGTTTTGGCGTGTTGCTGCTGTGGCGCTCTTTGGTGATCTGGCAGCGTGCGCTGGGCTTGGTGTGCAGTCTCTTCGGGCTGCTGGCCGTCATCCTGTCGGACACGCGTGGCAGCTGGATCGTGCTGCCCTTTGTCTTGCTGATTGGCGCCGTGCTGCTGTGGCGCTGTGGCCTGCGCAAACCGGTGGGCCTGGGCCTGCTGGCCGCCTTGCTTGGCATTGGGGGGCTGGTATCGCTCAAAGGCGGGGAGATGGCCCAGCGCTACCACACGGCGGTGCATGAAGTGCAGAGCTACGAGGTGCAAGACCGCGATGCGGCCGAAACCTCGGTCGGCCAGCGCCTGGCCCACTGGAACCTGGCCTGGCACATGGGGCTGGACAGGCCGCTGACCGGTTGGGGCCTCAAAGGCTATATCGCCGAGAAGGCCCGCCGCGTCGAAGCGGGCGAGGCCAGCGCCTCGGTGCTGCCCTATGACCATGCGCACAATGAGCTGCTCGACATGTTTGCCAAGCGAGGTCTGGTGGGGGTGGCCCTGCTGCTGGCCTTCTATGCCGTGCCGCTGCTGATCTTCTGGCCCACGCAAAAGCGCATGGCGCAATGCGCTGGCGCGCCGATGGACCGCCAGATCCTCTACCTGCGCATGCTGGGCATTCTTGTGCCCCTGTGCTACATCGGCTTTGGCCTGACCCAGGCGTTTTTCGCCCACAACAGTGGGCATCTGTTCTATGTCTATCTGCTGGTGCTGCTGCTGGGCGCGCTGATCGGACGTGAGCGCGCACTGCTGGCATTGCACCCCACACGCTGA
- a CDS encoding glycosyltransferase family 2 protein, whose product MTDSPLGGAAASRRFTLTIGILTLNEEDNIEACLRSASFADQVVVVDSGSVDRTTAIACSLGAQVFRYEDWQGFALQRNRLLAHAKGDYVFFLDADETISPAFREELEAIVQSGKEAIWMVRWRMVAFGKELKYLRSTAKVERLFWRGLLREYTGVVHEEAQLSRANVTRHLMRTPLLHHSRSTVHTSLEKLTQYAMLGAAKRAEEGVRGGILRGLASSIAMFVRLYFFHFGILCGGAGFLYCVFVALESFFRYVALAYDRPYLSGDVRR is encoded by the coding sequence GTGACTGATTCCCCATTGGGCGGCGCTGCAGCTTCGCGCAGGTTTACGCTGACCATTGGCATCCTCACGCTCAACGAAGAAGACAACATCGAGGCCTGTTTGCGCAGTGCCTCGTTTGCCGACCAGGTTGTGGTGGTGGACAGTGGCAGTGTGGACCGTACCACCGCCATTGCCTGTAGCCTCGGAGCCCAGGTGTTTCGCTATGAAGACTGGCAGGGCTTTGCGCTGCAGCGAAACCGCCTGCTCGCCCACGCCAAGGGCGACTATGTGTTCTTCCTCGATGCCGATGAGACCATCTCTCCTGCATTCCGCGAGGAGCTGGAAGCCATCGTCCAGTCGGGCAAGGAAGCCATCTGGATGGTGCGCTGGCGCATGGTCGCTTTCGGCAAGGAGCTGAAATACCTGCGCTCCACCGCCAAGGTCGAGCGCCTGTTCTGGCGCGGTTTGCTGCGCGAGTACACCGGCGTGGTGCATGAAGAGGCGCAGCTGAGCCGTGCCAATGTGACGCGCCACCTGATGCGCACACCGCTGTTGCACCATTCGCGCAGCACCGTGCACACCAGCCTGGAAAAGCTGACCCAGTACGCAATGCTGGGCGCAGCCAAGCGCGCCGAAGAGGGCGTGCGCGGCGGCATTCTGCGCGGCTTGGCCTCATCGATTGCCATGTTTGTGCGTCTTTACTTCTTCCACTTCGGCATTCTCTGCGGGGGCGCGGGCTTTTTGTACTGCGTGTTCGTCGCGCTGGAGAGCTTCTTCCGCTACGTCGCCCTGGCCTACGACCGCCCCTATCTGAGCGGAGACGTGCGCCGATGA
- a CDS encoding zinc-finger domain-containing protein → MTQAVVELLAKDLNAQGGVFCPNPKADMKLWSGHPRVFLDVGHSGEAKCPYCGTVYRLKAGETFHGGH, encoded by the coding sequence ATGACGCAGGCAGTTGTTGAGTTGCTGGCCAAAGACCTGAACGCCCAAGGTGGCGTGTTTTGCCCCAATCCCAAGGCAGACATGAAATTGTGGAGTGGCCATCCCCGCGTCTTTTTGGATGTGGGCCACAGCGGTGAAGCCAAGTGCCCTTATTGCGGCACCGTGTACCGACTCAAGGCCGGCGAAACCTTCCACGGTGGCCATTGA